The Bacteroidales bacterium genomic interval GAAGGATGTTGATTACTTAACTCTAAAAATTTTTTTTTAGAAAGAATGAACATGCGGGTAGGAGTCATCGTTTTTAAAAATATATCCGTTTCTGTATTGTGAAAGAATGATATATAATCAAAAAACCAATCATTTTCGAAATCAAAATAAATACATTTTTCAATATTATTTATCTCATTAAAGTATCCTCCTACACCACTTATTATAATTCTAATATGGCTTTCTGCTTGATTCTGTTTTTTTAAAATTATATTTTTTTTATATTCTACAATTTCGCCACCATACAAGAAAGGTAGAATTTCATTTATGTTAATATTTGATAATTTTAAAATCGCTTTAATAATTTTTTCTGAAA includes:
- a CDS encoding Crp/Fnr family transcriptional regulator, which produces MKKDLNNISEKIIKAILKLSNININEILPFLYGGEIVEYKKNIILKKQNQAESHIRIIISGVGGYFNEINNIEKCIYFDFENDWFFDYISFFHNTETDIFLKTMTPTRMFILSKKKFLELSNQHPSIIKLQLAGIELLYKETQDTYFDLLSLNAAERYIKLIKTRKDILQNVDHKYIASFLGITPQSLSRLRKNIKL